In Porphyrobacter sp. LM 6, one DNA window encodes the following:
- a CDS encoding class I SAM-dependent RNA methyltransferase, translated as MTLTDPIIRLAAKGDGVTASGRHVSGAVPGDSVDEGGAVVSGPHHIAPACRHFGTCGGCLLQHADDSVLAEFVRDRVLFAARGQGLEPESLLETHLSPPATRRRAGLHGLRTAKGAVLGYREGGSHRIVDLAECPVLHPAITALIAPLRRFVGAHGPKGMVGIDLTLADQGVEANLVHFPLDGLGPTEAALDLARDQGLARLTIDQGYGPETLWEPEPVTVTLAGVPVGLPPGAFLQATHDAEAVMAADAAAWLEGTKVVADLFAGLGTFAFALRQDRKVLAVEAERAAHLACKIAGARAGGTVLALHRDLFRSPLQPEELNRFDAVLLDPPRAGARAQVAEIAGSTLSRVVYVSCNPSSWARDAATLAAAGFRLTKLRPVGQFRWSTHVELVSLFER; from the coding sequence GTGACCCTTACAGACCCCATCATCCGCCTCGCCGCCAAGGGCGACGGCGTTACCGCATCCGGCCGCCATGTCTCGGGCGCTGTTCCCGGTGACAGCGTGGACGAGGGCGGCGCGGTTGTTTCCGGCCCGCACCACATCGCGCCCGCCTGCCGCCATTTCGGCACCTGCGGCGGCTGTCTGTTGCAGCACGCCGACGATAGCGTGCTGGCCGAATTCGTGCGCGACCGCGTGCTGTTCGCCGCGCGCGGGCAGGGGCTTGAGCCCGAGAGCCTGCTCGAAACCCACCTTTCGCCCCCCGCCACCCGCCGCCGGGCGGGCCTTCACGGGTTGCGGACGGCCAAGGGCGCAGTGCTCGGCTATCGCGAGGGCGGATCGCACCGCATTGTCGATCTCGCCGAATGTCCGGTGCTTCATCCCGCTATCACGGCGTTGATCGCCCCGCTGCGGCGCTTCGTTGGCGCGCATGGGCCAAAGGGCATGGTCGGGATCGATCTGACGCTTGCCGATCAGGGGGTGGAGGCGAACCTCGTCCACTTCCCGCTCGACGGGCTCGGCCCGACCGAGGCGGCGCTCGATCTCGCGCGTGACCAGGGGCTGGCGCGGCTGACCATCGATCAGGGCTATGGCCCCGAGACCCTGTGGGAGCCCGAGCCGGTGACGGTCACTCTCGCGGGCGTGCCGGTCGGCCTGCCGCCGGGCGCGTTCCTGCAAGCCACGCACGATGCCGAGGCGGTGATGGCTGCCGATGCCGCCGCTTGGCTCGAAGGCACTAAGGTTGTGGCGGATCTGTTCGCGGGCCTCGGTACCTTCGCCTTTGCGCTGCGGCAGGATCGCAAGGTGCTTGCGGTCGAGGCCGAGCGTGCCGCGCATCTCGCCTGCAAGATCGCTGGAGCAAGGGCGGGAGGAACCGTTCTGGCGCTCCACCGCGATCTGTTCCGCTCGCCGCTCCAGCCTGAGGAACTGAACCGCTTCGATGCCGTGCTGCTCGATCCGCCGCGCGCCGGTGCGCGTGCGCAGGTGGCCGAGATTGCGGGGAGCACGCTGTCCCGCGTGGTCTATGTCAGCTGTAACCCGTCAAGCTGGGCGCGCGATGCGGCGACGCTGGCGGCGGCGGGCTTCCGGCTGACCAAGCTACGCCCGGTCGGCCAGTTCCGCTGGTCGACGCATGTCGAGCTGGTAAGCCTGTTCGAGCGCTAG
- a CDS encoding acyl-CoA ligase (AMP-forming), exosortase A system-associated: protein MPQLPDPTPYPLDHLAERAVAAGHGDRPALVLREVTLNHNQLRQRVAQLAGWLTAMVPEPGARVASWAAKGELTCLMPLAAARAGLVHVPVNPLLKRAQVAHILGDSGARLLIGTPSRLASLEPGDLPEGCAALGEGEALAAAAEAAHELGPSAADPSGLAAILYTSGSTGRPKGVMLSHANMWLGAVSVAHYLGLAEDDVTLAVLPLSFDYGQNQLLSTWFAGGCVVPLDFLFPKDVAKACAKHAVTTLAAVPPLWVQLTEIEWPAEAAAPLRRLTNSGGALTVDLVRSLRSMFPQARLFPMYGLTEAFRSTYLDPALVDLHPTSMGKAIPFAEILVINDADEIAADDEEGELVHCGPLVAQGYWQDAERTAERFKPAPAASAYGGMAVWSGDRVRRAADGLLYFAGRRDAMIKSAGNRISPQEIEEAALATGLVAEAVALGVADARLGQAVHLVVRGGDDEAARADLPKRLQRDLPNFMQPQMIHWRMAMPLNPNGKIDRTALQAELTKEFGA from the coding sequence ATGCCGCAATTGCCCGATCCGACCCCTTATCCGCTTGACCATCTCGCCGAACGGGCGGTGGCGGCGGGGCATGGGGATCGCCCGGCGCTCGTGCTGCGCGAGGTCACGCTTAACCACAATCAGTTAAGACAGCGTGTCGCGCAATTGGCCGGGTGGCTGACGGCGATGGTGCCGGAGCCGGGCGCGCGGGTGGCGAGCTGGGCGGCGAAGGGGGAACTGACCTGCCTGATGCCGCTGGCGGCAGCGCGGGCAGGGCTGGTGCACGTGCCGGTCAACCCGCTGCTCAAGCGCGCGCAGGTGGCGCATATCCTTGGCGATAGCGGCGCGCGGCTGCTGATCGGCACGCCTTCGCGGCTCGCCTCGCTGGAGCCGGGCGATCTCCCTGAGGGCTGCGCGGCGCTGGGCGAAGGCGAGGCGCTGGCCGCCGCTGCCGAAGCCGCGCACGAACTCGGGCCTTCTGCGGCCGATCCGTCTGGTCTGGCGGCGATTCTCTACACCTCGGGTTCGACGGGGCGCCCCAAGGGGGTGATGCTGAGCCACGCCAACATGTGGCTCGGCGCGGTGAGCGTGGCGCATTATCTCGGGCTGGCTGAAGACGATGTGACCTTGGCCGTGCTGCCGCTGTCGTTCGATTACGGGCAGAACCAGCTTCTGAGCACGTGGTTTGCGGGCGGCTGCGTGGTGCCGCTTGATTTCCTCTTCCCCAAGGATGTGGCCAAGGCCTGCGCGAAGCACGCGGTGACAACCCTGGCCGCGGTGCCGCCGCTGTGGGTGCAATTGACCGAGATCGAATGGCCTGCCGAGGCCGCTGCGCCGCTGCGGCGGCTCACCAATAGCGGCGGGGCGCTGACGGTGGATCTGGTGCGGAGCTTGCGGTCGATGTTCCCGCAGGCGCGGCTGTTCCCGATGTACGGGCTGACGGAAGCGTTCCGCTCGACTTATCTCGATCCAGCGTTGGTTGATTTGCATCCGACTTCAATGGGTAAGGCGATACCCTTCGCAGAGATTCTCGTTATCAACGATGCCGACGAAATTGCCGCCGACGACGAAGAGGGCGAGCTCGTCCATTGCGGGCCGCTGGTCGCGCAGGGCTATTGGCAGGATGCGGAGCGGACGGCGGAGCGCTTCAAGCCCGCACCTGCCGCTTCGGCTTATGGCGGGATGGCGGTGTGGTCGGGCGACCGCGTGCGGCGCGCGGCTGACGGCCTGCTCTATTTCGCCGGACGGCGCGATGCGATGATCAAGAGCGCAGGCAACCGCATCAGCCCGCAGGAGATCGAGGAAGCCGCGCTGGCGACGGGGCTGGTGGCCGAAGCGGTGGCGCTCGGCGTGGCGGACGCGCGGCTCGGCCAGGCGGTGCATCTGGTGGTGCGCGGCGGAGATGACGAGGCCGCGCGCGCGGATTTACCTAAAAGGCTCCAGCGCGACTTGCCCAATTTCATGCAGCCGCAGATGATCCATTGGCGTATGGCGATGCCATTGAACCCCAATGGCAAGATCGACCGCACGGCCTTGCAGGCTGAATTGACGAAGGAATTTGGCGCATGA
- a CDS encoding hydrolase 1, exosortase A system-associated → MTRLSLTFGCGSLTLAGTLDTAPGRAGLLIVSGGNEIRSGAFGGQAEMAARIARAGYPVFRFDRRGIGDSEGENRGFRHAAKDIAAALDAFRAMAPQISRVVVFGNCDAASALMLAGGAGCDGLVLSNPWTIEQDDSGAASDTPAAIRARYAEKLANPREVGRLLRGGVDLGKLARGLIGALRPAPPPSTLAQEMQAGLAGYGGRVAILLAAADRTAQVFEAAWDKSDPRLHRCPGAGHAYVEPQHRDWLEAQLLAALRA, encoded by the coding sequence ATGACCCGCCTGTCGCTCACCTTCGGCTGCGGCAGCCTGACGCTCGCCGGCACGCTCGACACCGCGCCGGGCCGCGCAGGGCTGCTCATCGTCAGCGGCGGCAACGAGATCCGCAGCGGCGCCTTTGGCGGGCAGGCCGAGATGGCCGCGCGCATCGCCCGCGCGGGCTATCCGGTGTTCCGCTTCGACCGCCGCGGGATCGGCGACAGCGAGGGCGAGAACCGCGGCTTCCGCCATGCGGCCAAGGATATCGCCGCCGCGCTCGATGCGTTCCGCGCCATGGCCCCGCAGATCAGCCGCGTGGTCGTCTTTGGCAATTGCGATGCGGCTTCGGCGCTGATGCTGGCGGGCGGCGCGGGCTGCGACGGGCTGGTGCTGTCGAACCCGTGGACGATCGAGCAAGACGATAGCGGAGCGGCAAGCGACACCCCGGCCGCGATCCGCGCGCGCTATGCCGAAAAACTCGCCAATCCGCGCGAAGTAGGGCGCTTGCTGCGCGGCGGCGTGGACTTGGGCAAGCTGGCGCGCGGGCTGATCGGCGCGCTGCGCCCTGCCCCGCCACCCTCTACGCTGGCGCAGGAGATGCAGGCGGGCCTCGCCGGTTACGGCGGGCGGGTCGCAATCTTGCTCGCAGCTGCCGATCGCACCGCGCAGGTGTTCGAAGCCGCATGGGACAAGTCCGATCCGCGCCTCCATCGCTGCCCGGGCGCAGGCCATGCCTATGTCGAGCCGCAGCACCGCGACTGGCTGGAAGCGCAGTTATTGGCCGCCTTGCGAGCCTAG
- a CDS encoding XrtA system polysaccharide chain length determinant produces the protein MTEIFEELRAALWSVWHRRWLAIATAWGVCLLGWLVIALVPNAYESKARVYVDVQDVLSRQLGIAGDGKEEIMRVRQTLSSAKNLEKVIRATRLGEGLEGRGAYDAAIAELEKKVKVTSEQDNLFEITAEVGRRNFSDAENAVLARDVVQKLLDILREEHIVGNRAGISSAIGDLDRQLEERKRELEQAEQRRLTFEAQYPDLVGGSESLSSKVQQARADLRNVDADLAAAESALAAISGQLSSTPRTLAGGKDAVGPRAALMQAQTQLAELRARGLTDNHPDVISTARQVQLLTKQAATAGEDAGGTPNPAWASLVAIKSERQATVEALQARRAALQSNFAALMASQASEPTVAAEANRISRDYDVLRQNYEKLLQDREALRTRGEVEDKASQFRFDIIQQPTVPQKPAAPNRPLLLFGVLVVGLGAGVASALGMAQLRGGFATQQRLERAFDLPVIGSISLTMSDAARANEQRRLKQFAGACAALAAMFVILLAIELVAISTVA, from the coding sequence ATGACCGAAATCTTCGAGGAACTGCGCGCAGCGCTGTGGTCGGTCTGGCACCGCCGCTGGCTGGCGATTGCCACTGCCTGGGGCGTGTGTCTGCTGGGCTGGCTGGTGATCGCGCTGGTTCCCAATGCCTACGAATCCAAGGCGCGGGTCTATGTCGATGTGCAGGACGTGCTGTCGCGCCAGCTCGGCATTGCCGGAGACGGCAAGGAAGAGATCATGCGCGTGCGCCAGACCCTGTCGAGCGCCAAGAACCTCGAAAAGGTGATCCGCGCGACCCGCCTCGGCGAGGGGCTTGAAGGTCGCGGGGCCTATGACGCCGCGATTGCCGAGCTCGAAAAGAAGGTGAAGGTGACGAGCGAGCAGGACAACCTGTTCGAGATTACCGCCGAAGTCGGTCGTCGCAATTTCAGCGATGCCGAAAACGCCGTGCTGGCGCGTGATGTGGTGCAGAAGCTGCTCGACATCCTGCGCGAGGAGCACATCGTGGGCAACCGCGCCGGGATCAGCTCGGCGATCGGCGATCTCGATCGTCAGCTTGAAGAGCGCAAGCGCGAGCTGGAACAGGCCGAACAGCGCCGCCTGACCTTCGAGGCGCAATATCCCGATCTGGTCGGCGGCTCGGAGAGCCTTTCGAGCAAGGTGCAGCAGGCGCGCGCCGATCTGCGCAATGTCGATGCCGATCTGGCCGCAGCCGAAAGCGCGTTGGCGGCGATTTCAGGCCAGCTGTCGAGCACGCCGCGCACGCTTGCCGGCGGCAAGGATGCTGTCGGCCCGCGCGCCGCGCTGATGCAGGCGCAGACCCAGCTTGCCGAACTGCGTGCGCGCGGTCTTACTGACAATCACCCCGATGTCATATCCACCGCGCGGCAGGTGCAACTGCTTACCAAGCAGGCGGCCACCGCAGGCGAGGATGCGGGGGGCACGCCCAATCCCGCCTGGGCCTCGCTGGTGGCGATCAAGAGCGAGCGGCAGGCGACGGTCGAGGCGCTTCAGGCCCGCCGCGCCGCGCTCCAGAGCAATTTCGCCGCGCTGATGGCGAGCCAGGCAAGCGAGCCGACTGTGGCCGCTGAAGCCAATCGCATCAGCCGCGATTACGACGTGCTGCGCCAGAACTACGAAAAGCTGCTCCAGGACCGCGAAGCGCTGCGGACCCGCGGCGAGGTTGAGGACAAGGCCAGCCAGTTCCGCTTCGACATTATCCAGCAACCCACCGTGCCGCAGAAGCCCGCCGCTCCCAACCGGCCGCTGCTGCTGTTCGGGGTGCTGGTGGTAGGCCTCGGCGCTGGCGTTGCGAGCGCGCTTGGCATGGCCCAGCTGCGCGGCGGCTTTGCCACCCAGCAGCGGCTCGAACGTGCGTTCGATCTGCCGGTGATCGGTTCGATTTCGCTGACCATGTCGGATGCCGCGCGCGCCAACGAGCAGCGTCGTCTCAAGCAATTCGCCGGGGCCTGCGCCGCGCTCGCGGCCATGTTCGTGATCCTGCTCGCGATCGAGCTGGTCGCGATCAGCACGGTGGCGTGA
- a CDS encoding pyridoxal-dependent decarboxylase, exosortase A system-associated, whose amino-acid sequence MKPVGPIPAGYESIGGELAIGGKRASELVAEAGRTPLFVYSRAHLDARVAALRAALPSRVGINYAVKANPHLAVIGHMAPLVDGFDIASSGELGLCVAVGIDPARISFAGPGKRDDELEAAIVAGVTLNCESAGEANRALAIGQRLGKPPRIAIRVNPSFELKGSGMKMGGGAKPFGVDADKVPDLARHVIAEGAEWRGLHIFTGSQTLSADAIIEAQGNVLELAANLASDIGHGLPKLNMGGGLGIPYFPGDTPVDLPRVGAALAERVANLPPVLADTELCLELGRYLVGEAGVYLTRIIDRKESHGVIYLVTDGGLHHQLAASGNFGTVVRRNYPSAIATRYDSEPTEEVNIVGCLCTPLDRLADNAAMPHAEVGDLVAVFCAGAYGASASPAAFLGHGPAAEILV is encoded by the coding sequence ATGAAGCCCGTCGGCCCGATCCCTGCCGGATACGAAAGCATCGGCGGCGAGCTTGCCATCGGCGGCAAGCGCGCAAGCGAGCTGGTGGCCGAAGCGGGGCGCACGCCGCTGTTCGTCTACTCGCGCGCACATCTCGATGCTCGCGTGGCGGCCTTGCGCGCCGCGCTGCCGAGCCGCGTGGGGATCAACTACGCGGTCAAGGCCAACCCGCACCTCGCGGTTATCGGGCACATGGCCCCATTGGTGGACGGGTTCGACATCGCCTCGTCGGGTGAGCTGGGCCTGTGTGTCGCGGTCGGGATCGATCCGGCGCGCATCAGCTTTGCCGGCCCCGGCAAGCGCGACGACGAGCTGGAGGCCGCGATTGTGGCCGGGGTGACGCTCAATTGCGAATCTGCGGGCGAGGCGAACCGTGCGCTCGCCATCGGGCAGCGACTGGGCAAGCCGCCGCGCATCGCGATCCGGGTCAATCCCAGCTTCGAGCTCAAGGGTTCGGGCATGAAGATGGGCGGCGGGGCCAAGCCCTTCGGGGTTGATGCCGACAAGGTCCCCGATCTGGCGCGCCACGTGATCGCCGAAGGGGCCGAATGGCGCGGCCTCCACATCTTCACCGGCAGTCAGACGCTGAGCGCGGATGCGATCATCGAAGCGCAGGGCAACGTGCTGGAACTCGCCGCGAATCTGGCAAGTGATATCGGCCACGGCCTGCCCAAGCTCAATATGGGCGGGGGGCTGGGCATCCCCTATTTCCCCGGTGACACGCCGGTCGACCTGCCGCGCGTTGGTGCCGCGCTGGCCGAGCGGGTGGCAAACCTTCCGCCGGTGCTCGCGGACACGGAGCTGTGCCTCGAGCTCGGCCGCTATCTGGTGGGCGAGGCGGGGGTCTACCTGACCCGCATTATCGACCGCAAGGAAAGCCACGGGGTCATCTACCTCGTCACCGATGGGGGCCTGCATCACCAGCTCGCCGCCTCGGGTAATTTCGGAACCGTGGTGCGACGCAATTATCCTTCAGCAATTGCAACGCGTTATGATTCAGAACCGACAGAGGAAGTGAACATCGTCGGCTGTCTGTGCACCCCGCTTGACCGGCTCGCCGACAATGCCGCGATGCCCCATGCCGAGGTTGGCGATCTGGTCGCGGTCTTCTGCGCCGGGGCCTACGGGGCGAGCGCCAGTCCGGCGGCGTTCCTCGGCCATGGTCCGGCGGCCGAAATCCTGGTCTGA
- a CDS encoding acyl carrier protein has translation MNSIPSLEGGLDEAALDQELKGLIADVLGLAPEQAAAFDAESGLFGHLPELDSMAVAGLLTEMEDRLGIVIEDDDVDGEMLETYGGLFAFARAKLDPLQTSS, from the coding sequence ATGAACAGCATTCCGAGCTTGGAGGGCGGTCTCGACGAGGCGGCTCTCGATCAGGAACTCAAGGGGTTGATTGCCGATGTTCTCGGCCTCGCGCCGGAACAGGCTGCCGCCTTCGATGCGGAATCGGGGTTGTTCGGCCACCTGCCCGAACTGGATTCGATGGCGGTCGCCGGCCTGCTTACCGAAATGGAGGACCGGCTCGGCATCGTGATCGAGGATGACGATGTCGATGGCGAGATGCTTGAAACCTATGGCGGGCTGTTCGCCTTCGCGCGGGCCAAGCTAGACCCCCTCCAGACCTCCTCTTGA
- a CDS encoding XrtA/PEP-CTERM system exopolysaccharide export protein, giving the protein MPIHARFHRLAVIGLSAGLLAACASSGPELPPASVGAAPIAPSEEYTIGPLDEITIHVWRNPELSADKVRVRPDGRLTIPLVQDIPAVGKTATQLQEYIAGELAKYIEQPIVSVIVNTPEGNFTQQVRIIGATGQPASLPFRANMTVLDAMIAVGGLNEFAAGNRAKLIRLDRKTGKQVEYRLRLSDLIRRGDASANVMLMPGDTIIIPESRF; this is encoded by the coding sequence ATGCCCATCCATGCGCGTTTCCATCGGCTCGCCGTTATCGGCCTCAGCGCGGGGCTGCTTGCGGCCTGCGCGTCGAGCGGCCCGGAATTGCCGCCCGCGAGCGTCGGCGCCGCGCCGATCGCGCCGAGCGAGGAATACACCATCGGCCCGCTCGACGAGATCACCATCCACGTCTGGCGCAATCCCGAACTCAGCGCCGACAAGGTCCGCGTGCGCCCCGATGGTCGCCTGACCATTCCGCTGGTGCAGGATATCCCCGCGGTCGGCAAAACGGCGACCCAGCTGCAGGAATACATCGCCGGGGAACTGGCGAAGTATATCGAGCAGCCGATCGTTTCGGTGATCGTCAACACGCCCGAAGGCAATTTCACCCAGCAGGTGCGGATCATCGGCGCGACGGGGCAACCCGCCTCGCTGCCGTTCCGCGCCAACATGACCGTGCTCGATGCGATGATCGCGGTGGGCGGGCTCAATGAATTTGCCGCCGGCAACCGCGCCAAGCTGATCCGGCTCGACCGCAAGACCGGCAAGCAGGTGGAATACCGCCTGCGCCTGTCCGATCTGATCCGCCGCGGCGATGCCAGCGCCAATGTCATGCTGATGCCGGGGGATACGATCATCATCCCGGAAAGCCGGTTCTGA
- a CDS encoding NAD(P)H-hydrate dehydratase: MADAQILTAAQMRAAEQALFDAGTSVSELMEIAASGAAEWIRRVAAGRSVTVLCGPGNNGGDGYVIARRLREAGNAVTVIAPLAPKTDAAKEAKRRWDGPVATSASAEGDVFVDCLFGSGLARPLVAEHALLLRDLAARHRYRVAVDVPSGIASDSGAVLNERLPTFDLTLALGAWKFAHWRLPGRALMGQMRLVPIGIAPVEGAAQLIGRPTIAAPLADSHKYRRGLLGIVGGAMPGAGLLSANAAQRAGAGYVKIFARLADPRTPADIVTETSPLAEALQDARIAAVLVGPGLGRDGAAKALLGDAVRHAHALVLDADALMLLAPNMLAPGVPMLATPHDGELETLCRTFGVVAEGRQARALALAKVSGMVVLAKGADTCVAAPDGRLALAPPASSWLSVAGTGDVLAGIAASRMAGGADPFTAACEAVWLHGEAARRAGPAFTTTLLAERVAEALAAAL; this comes from the coding sequence TGGAGATCGCCGCAAGCGGTGCGGCGGAGTGGATCCGGCGCGTGGCGGCGGGGCGGTCGGTCACCGTGCTGTGCGGCCCGGGCAACAATGGCGGGGATGGCTATGTCATCGCCCGGCGGCTGCGCGAGGCGGGGAATGCCGTCACGGTCATCGCTCCGCTCGCCCCCAAGACCGATGCCGCGAAGGAAGCCAAGCGGCGCTGGGATGGGCCGGTTGCCACCTCGGCCAGCGCCGAGGGTGATGTCTTCGTCGATTGCCTGTTCGGATCGGGACTCGCCCGCCCGTTGGTGGCCGAGCACGCGCTGCTGCTGCGCGATCTTGCCGCGCGGCACCGGTATCGTGTGGCGGTCGACGTGCCTTCGGGGATTGCGAGCGATAGCGGCGCGGTGCTCAACGAGCGGCTCCCGACGTTCGATCTCACACTGGCGCTGGGCGCGTGGAAGTTCGCGCATTGGCGCCTGCCAGGCCGCGCGCTGATGGGGCAGATGCGGCTCGTGCCGATCGGGATTGCCCCGGTCGAAGGCGCGGCGCAGCTCATCGGGCGTCCGACAATCGCCGCGCCGCTTGCGGATAGTCACAAGTACCGCCGCGGGCTGCTCGGCATTGTCGGCGGCGCGATGCCGGGGGCGGGCCTGCTCTCGGCCAACGCGGCGCAGCGGGCAGGGGCGGGCTACGTCAAGATCTTCGCCCGCCTCGCCGATCCGCGCACCCCGGCCGATATCGTGACCGAGACTTCGCCGCTCGCAGAGGCATTGCAAGATGCGCGGATCGCCGCCGTGCTGGTCGGGCCGGGACTGGGGCGCGACGGAGCGGCCAAGGCGCTGCTCGGCGATGCTGTGCGCCATGCGCATGCCTTGGTGCTGGATGCCGACGCCTTGATGCTGCTCGCGCCGAACATGCTTGCGCCCGGCGTGCCGATGCTCGCCACTCCGCATGACGGGGAGCTGGAAACGCTGTGCCGCACCTTCGGCGTGGTGGCCGAAGGACGTCAGGCCCGCGCGCTGGCGCTCGCCAAGGTCAGCGGAATGGTGGTGCTCGCCAAGGGGGCGGACACCTGTGTCGCCGCACCCGATGGCAGGCTCGCGCTTGCGCCGCCTGCGTCAAGCTGGCTCTCGGTTGCGGGCACGGGCGATGTGCTGGCAGGCATTGCCGCGAGCCGGATGGCGGGCGGCGCCGATCCCTTCACCGCCGCCTGCGAGGCCGTATGGCTCCACGGCGAGGCGGCGCGGCGGGCTGGCCCCGCCTTTACCACGACGCTGCTTGCCGAACGGGTAGCAGAGGCGCTAGCGGCCGCATTGTGA
- a CDS encoding GNAT family N-acetyltransferase gives MIEARYHDSVNVLQALKGAQGSAPFDRAEWYALLAETGLTPLIAVASEADSTAALALTEADGRITPLRNWYSFTWRELAPPGAAGDRLLAEIARQLRVRGWRVTLEPVPGEDGSAERLARAFRAAGWQVVVEPCDTNHILPVNGRSFAEYWDSRPGPLRTTLKRKAKKVETEVLTRFDPAVWADYEAIYAASWKPAEDQPAMLRAFAEAEGAAGRLRLGIARAEGLAVAAQCWTVESGIAYIHKLAHLESHKHLSAGTTLSAALFEQVIDRDKVALVDFGTGDQSYKADWMEAVRVRYRIDCLDPARPRSWLPLAKWMWRRLSA, from the coding sequence GTGATCGAAGCGCGGTATCACGATAGCGTTAACGTCTTGCAAGCCCTCAAGGGTGCGCAGGGCTCGGCGCCATTCGATCGCGCCGAGTGGTACGCGCTACTCGCCGAGACAGGTCTCACCCCGCTGATCGCGGTGGCGAGCGAAGCCGACAGCACCGCCGCGCTGGCACTAACCGAGGCCGATGGCCGGATCACGCCCTTGCGCAACTGGTACAGCTTCACCTGGCGCGAACTGGCACCGCCCGGCGCGGCGGGCGACCGTCTTCTGGCGGAAATCGCGCGGCAGTTGCGTGTCCGAGGGTGGCGGGTGACGCTCGAACCCGTGCCGGGTGAGGATGGCTCGGCAGAGCGGCTCGCACGTGCCTTCCGTGCTGCGGGCTGGCAGGTCGTGGTCGAGCCGTGCGACACCAATCATATCCTGCCGGTAAACGGACGCAGCTTCGCCGAATACTGGGACAGCCGCCCCGGTCCCTTGCGGACGACGCTGAAGCGCAAGGCAAAGAAGGTCGAAACCGAAGTGCTCACACGCTTCGATCCCGCCGTCTGGGCCGATTACGAGGCGATCTACGCCGCGAGCTGGAAACCGGCCGAGGATCAGCCCGCGATGCTCCGCGCCTTTGCCGAGGCCGAGGGCGCGGCGGGCCGCCTGCGGCTCGGCATCGCGCGTGCCGAAGGGCTGGCCGTGGCGGCGCAGTGCTGGACCGTCGAAAGCGGGATTGCCTACATCCACAAACTCGCCCACCTTGAGAGCCACAAGCATCTTTCCGCCGGAACGACGCTGAGCGCCGCGCTGTTCGAACAGGTGATCGACCGCGACAAGGTTGCGCTGGTCGACTTCGGCACCGGCGACCAGAGCTACAAGGCCGACTGGATGGAGGCGGTGCGGGTGCGCTACCGGATCGACTGTCTCGACCCGGCACGCCCCCGCTCTTGGTTGCCGCTCGCCAAGTGGATGTGGCGGCGCCTGAGTGCCTGA